A region of the Chroicocephalus ridibundus chromosome 1, bChrRid1.1, whole genome shotgun sequence genome:
ACAAACTTAGTGCAAGAACTGGCACGGATTAGAACTGAGCAACTGAGACCAACCAGCAATCTATAAGTACACAAGTATTTAGAAGAAGTTCTAGATAAGCCATGAAAAAGCAGTTTCACTCCAGTTGCTTATGGGGAGTGTGATCTGGCAGAGATCAACATCAAAGACTGGTAAAAAGTAGTACTGAAGTATGCAAATGTATTATGTCACAAAATTTAATTCTGCTGGCTGAAGTAGCCCAATGTTTACCAGTTATAGTAAGACAAGGTAATGAAGCAGACCTACCCTCTCTCTTATAGGATCACAGATGTAACCGGTGGGAAGCTTCATGAATAGCTTTGCCTTGGCACCAGGTTGTGCTTTGAAGCTGAGCTCTAATGTAGAGATCTGCTGCAAAGCCTTTGCCTTATTCACGTAAGCAAAActttcaaagaaagatttaaaatcttCCAACCgtataaaaaatgcttttattttcatttgctctttgctTCCTCACAGCTCCCCCTCAGAATGCATTAATGGTCTCTCACAGAAGTACACCACATTCTTTAccaaagaagcaaagaagaaacaaaacatgcacattagtaataaaatatccaaataaaaACTTAACTCAaggaaatgctgcagaaaaaatTTTTCTCGTTCtacatcaaaaccaaaaccaagctgTCTAGGCTGTCAAGTTTTATCCTGTATTGAGAGGCACCAAAGCTTTTAGAGAGATGTGTGTCCCAGCCAAAGACGTACTGATCGAGCTCTCTTTAGGGCAATCAGAGGTTCATTCACTGAATGAGATCCGAGTTCTGATAAAATGTGGTGACACCAGCTGCTAAAGTAGAAAACAGGGAGTCTCGTCAGACCTTCAGGAAAGACAacagtgggggtggggggaagaccTGCAAATATCAAAGATTCCTCCCGTGTGAGAACATTACTTCAGTTACAGTAAATAGAAGAAGCCAGCTTACAACATGAAAGCGTAAGCCAGCTTTGGCACTTGTGTTACTGAAAATAATGTGGTGACTGTTCCCAAATCAGCAGGCAACCAGCTGTGAAGGCTTATTTGTAACAGTGACCACTCGAGCAGCCAGGCGCTTCTTATCCCAGGGAAAGCTTGCTTCCTACCTGTAAAGCTACCCAAGTCCAGCTGTTATTAAACAGAGAAATGAGGTAATCGTTACTTCCAGAAGAAGAATTAACAGGATGCCAAGGGTGACATATGAAAAATGATGgggtaaaattttaaaattaatgaactaGGAGGTTTAAAATCTACattgtctttttccattttaagctCTGTCCaatgaaagacagtttaatagcaTGAAGTGCAAGTTTTCTTAAActggctcaaaaaaaaccccactggaaCAATCAAACCCGGAACATTCCTTAATTAAATGAGAAAGTCTCTAGGGAATGACATGGGCAGAGACCATACTTTTTGTAGACCAAACCTGAGCAGagattgggttttgtttcttttctgtaaatacacAAAAGTATTTCAAGATACAGCTGAAGTGGTGTCAAAATAGCGATGACCCAGGTCACAATCAGAATTTTGTATATACAATTTgtattaacttaaaaaaataaagaagttcaaaatacctccagggaacaTTCTAGGTTAGCAAAATGTCCTGTACAAAAGTAGGCCACATCTGTTGGTTTAAAAGAAGTCCATAGCAGTTGGTCTCTTCTTAGCTGCTATAGTAAATGGTTTCTTCATTTGAGGCTGTCCTGCTGGGGTACCTGTGGGTGACTTCAGCACCCCATGACGGGGTTTCTGTTCAGGATTGAAAGCCACACGGGAGGGTCCTTCTGGGCTTACTAATATACTTTTGTCAGTCTTCTTAAACTCTGTTGAAAAACATGCAAACCAGTTAAAAGAAATactctctggggagaccttatagcagccttccagtacctaaagggggcctacaggagagatggggaaggactctttttcagggagtgtagtgacaggaggAGGAGTAGCGATTTTAAACCgaaggagggaagatttagattggatattaggaagaaattctttactgtgagggtggtgagacagtggaacaggttgcccagagaagctgtggatgccccatccctggcagtgttcaaggccaggctggatggggctttgagcagcctggtctggtgggaggtgtccctgcccatggcaggggggctggaactaggtgatctttaaggtcccttccaacccaaaccgttctatgattctatgaaatacaacTCCTGGAATAACTGGGCCCTTCCATCTATTGTGGAgttgcccatccctggaagtctgACTTAGATCTCTAAGTCCATCACTAAGGATTAGAAGCCTAAGGCTGCAGAAAAAATGGAGAAGCACATCTCTTAGCAGAGTCCCTTTGAGAAGGGGGTCTGTtgcacagagaggctgtgaacCATTCCCCATGGTTTCATAGACCACTGGAGACTCTGGGCCTACTCCTTGGAAACAAGTGTTCCAGCTATCCTGAAGAACACCTCACTTCAGTTTAAAAGATGACGATTGGTAAGAGGTGGGTCAACTCCGACTCTTAAACAGCACTGCTCTAGAGACTTTTTGTTATCCCTTCTGCCAGCAGGTaggcatttatttctctttgtgcaGCTATGTTATATTAACATAGAGTTATATATATCTAAACGCACTATTCTCCATTTGAACTTGGCCTATAGCACACCtcagagagataaaaaaaattgcaaaatgaaTACATGGAATTAACTTTTATGCTATGGAGCAAGACATTTATTTAACAGCGAAAACACTGTCTGCTTGCAAGTGGGATCCAGAAGGGAACTGACATTTATCCACTCACGACCATTAACAAACCACAGGCAGACAAGATGAAACTGAAACTTTGCTATTAAACAGCCCAAGCTCACCAGCGTATCAGCACCGTTGTTCTGGGAAACAGAAGTGAGCAATGCGGACTGTGAAGTGCATGCGTTTCCCTAAGAGGTGCCCTACAGAGCAGGCAGCTCAGGAGGGAGAGTCGATCGCTCTGCTGCACTGTTTTCGATCCAGAAGGCTCCTTCTGCAAGTCAGTAATGGAGCCCCCTGGAATCACTCAGATCTAGCTCTTGCGATGAATGTCCTAAACTTTATCATCTCCTCTGGATGGGAACTTGAGGGTGGTTTGTAAACTATATACAAATATTGAGACAAAAAAGGATCAGAATCCTCCTGTTTCAGAGAGGAAGACTATAGGTGTGTATAAGTGTGTACAGCTTCCCCCTTCCGTGGCTACAAGAGAGATTGTGGAGACACACAGATGCATTAGACTCACCAGCAGTCATGTTTTTATTCAAGCCAAACGTCACTTTTTTGGAGCTGGACGACTGCAGCTTGTTCAGCTATAAGgacatgaaataaaataagatTTCTGAGGCAATGCTACAAATTCTTTTACCTGCATCCCATCAAAACCAATGTAAAGCAGCCTACTTCATTTGATTTAGAACTCCCCCAACCGTCTTGCAGTGACCCCTGCTAAGACAGCAGTTTTTCTAGCCAAAAGCAAACATATTCCGTTTGTAGAGAACTCACATGCTTTCCTTAACATCCTTATGTAATTCAACAATAAACCAGAAGATATTTGTGTATTATATACATTGGCCCTGCTGCACTCCGGCCTCAAAGTGCAAAGAGGGCTTGAAAAGATATTATGTGttaaaaaggtttagaaaagagGGAAGTCTTCTGAAGCCCTGTACTGTTGCCAGCTTCCACAAATAGGAAGAAATGGGAGGCTCAAAGTCCCTTAGCAAGTCTGAAAGTCAGTTTATGCTTTTGCTGTCTTGCAAAATGAGCAACTCCTTCAGAACGGAGTCCTTTCAACacgaaaatatttttgaaagcagggggaggaaaagagaCTTTGAAGATGCCTACAACTCATTTTCTGAAACTCTGGAGCCATGTGTGACTCTGTCTACAAGGAAATGCAACAGCATTTCCAGTTTCATCTGCCCATGTTAGGAGACTAAGAGCGGAAAAGACAGCATGAGAGAGGTCCTGCCCTTTGCTGGGGCAGGCAGCGTGGGAAGAGAACTGTGCTCGGACTTGGCTGCCATCTGCGAGATCACATTACCTGCATGGATGCCCTGGTGGAAGAGATGGTGCTTCTGGCTTTCCTGAAGAATACTGCCTTTGGTACAGTTGGTTTTTCAAATTTTACAAAATCActtcctggttttgctttctttttctttaacgGTGATAGAGCAGTGCTGCTTTCCTGTAagggagggaaagcaaaaaaTGCTCTCAGTACAAAAATGCTGTAGTTAACTCTACCTAGTACAGTGATCAGAGCTTACCACACATGGCTTCTGTAAATATTGGCACAGCTGAGAGACAGCTAGTTGGTACTCACATAAGCTAATTATCATGGTTAACTCTCAGGAGTTAGTTTTGCAGTTAGCATGactgaaaacagaagtttaaGTAGGTTCTGTGCTGAACTAGGAAGGGCAttgcaaagcaaaggaagaacGTGTAATGCATTTGCCCGGCTCGTCAGAGTGCAAAGACAGAGGTTTTCTTTATGTGCATGAGGCTACCTTATAATGGACCCAACTCTCCTGCACACAAgcgctgacttttttttttccttgcccttaaGCAAAATCTCTTCTGTGGTACCTACGGATGCATAAGATACGCAACTAATGAACAAACCCAGCTTTAGGCTAAGATGGAgactttggagggaaaaaaaaaaaaagtggagtaCGAAGTCTGTCTCTACTCTCAGAAATCCAGCTATTGTGTATTGCTACTAGTTTGCTGCCTCAAACTCATCCCGAGGATTGCCATTTAAAGCAATCCTTCTCTCCATCCAGCACAAGGCAATTCTTAGGACCTGCACTGGCAGTGCCGCTAATGAAGCGCACTGCTCCAGAGCTTTCCAACCTGCTGTCTATGGGCCCCAGATATCTGTGGACTACTGTGGGGGAAAGTTCAGCTATGCTTCACAGCGACCTACAGATGTCAAATTCCGTAAGCAATTCGCAGCCGTGCTGTGGAAAACATCCAGGGGATATGGCCTCTTTTgatttgaaaaacatttctgctttacatAAAGTGAAAAAGTGTAGGTCTTTTAACTTTCTGAATTCCGGAGACAACTGTGAAACAGTGCTGAACTTCTCTgacttttccccttctccccctcctcctccctctctatATTTGAAGCTAATTCTTTGGAGGCGTGTGTTGTCTTTGAAATCAAGAATCAAAACATACCCCTCATGATTTCTGGGCACAAGACCAGTATTACGTAACTAAAACCAGGAAATAAACCAACATTTTATTTCTCaagcaatgaaaacaaagccTGATTTCCTCCACATTTGTGCATTTTAGTGTTACCCTGCCCTGTTCTTTCCTATATCAATACTCTCATTCTCCTCCGACTCAATTCCCAAATTTGTCTCCTTGTCACCATCCCCGCGCTCCCGCTCAACACACCCATATACACACAGCTACCTGAATTGGGCAAGAAACAGCAAATGCTATAGTTCATTTGGAATTACACATGAGAAGAGTGGCCCGCTAGCCCATGCGCTGACTGGCCAGCCAGCCAACAGACAAGTGCTGGCGtcatgctgctgcctttccctcagCGGCTACGCTAATTTGCGCCAACAACTAATTTCCGTGAAGCTTGCAGGGACTTCATCTAGAATCTATCACACGACTTTGAACCTGTTGGTCAGTTGCAGCAAAGTTTTACAGAGATGGGGGTGGCATAATCGTATTTTCTTAGAAACTAAGCTTTTATAGAGAAAGAAAGACGAGGTATGCAACGtgcaataaatatttatgcaacaggaaaaaaagcaggaaatgagCAGTTAAAAAGAATTTCAgtggcaggagagggaagaaccCCTGCATTTTCTCTCTTAGCCATGCTACCTAAAATATATAGTGCAAAATAATTCTTGACTCTCAAATCGCTCAGCAAAATCAACCCCATTCTACTCCCTCATCAATGGCTCTGACATCCAAGGTCACAGTGTCATATTCTCTGTTCACTCTTTCCCCAAATACTTTCCCCATACAGCACTAACAATTTGTTTGAGATATAAGAGAAGCGAGCTAGGAAAAGAATGCACTATTGGAATTGCTGTAGGCAAATTCACAAGGAGCTTATATTTATCTATGTGTGGCTGCGGTTGCTGAAAAAGGGATGTTCCACCTTCCTGTTCTACGATTCTCATCTTTTTGCCAAAATACGCCCTTTGTGAACATGCTGCAAGCTCAACCAGGGACCCAATGCAAAAGAGTAATTAATCcagggaccaaaaaaaaagaaaaaaggacgaAGAAAAAGACAACCCCATACCCTACAACCCAAGTTTCAGCTAGATGAGTTCTTTCAGCTGAGTAGCTGGCACAGGCTTTACTGTCATTGCACAGGAGAGTCTAAGACCATGGTGGTGGGTGGGGATTTCTGGGGAATTGAGTTCTTTTTGGTGACAATGCATGATGACATCAGCACGCAGCCTGCCCATAAAGCCCCACATTCAGAAAGCTAAAGCTAAATTTGAAAACGAGCCCGGCAGTTCTTCTgaagaaggcagagaaaagaatGAGATATACGTACCCCCTTCCTGCTCTTCTTGCATGCAGTCTCCAGAACTCCATTGGCTTCGACAGGATTTAGCAcctcttttacttttcttttctttttcaaggttgCTGCTTTCTGGCTGGAGACTTTCATCCCTTCCAAACCAACTAGCTTTGTCTTTGTCTTCAATTTGACCTTTCTGGAGGACGCTGATTCAGAGCCTGCATCTCCTGACAGGGTCTCCTTGATGGATTTCACGCCAGTTTGCTGCAAAGGGGTATCCCCATTCACCAAGACAGCCCCTgctgtctgtttctttttcacaacCTTAGGAGTTAACGGTGTGACAGATGAGTTGATGTCCTCTGCCTCACTGGCATTAGCTGGTCCATTCCGACACACTGGTTTTACAGGAACATTTTGCACTTTTGGgttcattttcttcagctgacTCTTTTTACTCTGTTCTGCGTCTGTTGGACTGTTCTGTGCAGAGATACTGTGATTTTCTCTGGTGTCAGTTACTACGTTTGTGGTCTCATTTGCCTCATTTActagcaatttctttttcttcctttccttgttattttctggcacctttcccTGGCTAGAAACATTAGATCCAGATGTTTCAGCTATGCCTTCCTCACAATTTCCATCAGCTGTTCCAGAATCAGCACTTGGTctgtccctctttctttttttcctcctcttctgggaAACTGATGCCTCCTTTGCACTTGACGTCTCTTGTTCATCCTCTAAATCCATCCCAAAAAGAATATCATATAACACAGATGTGAAACACAAAGGTACTTCAAACAACTGAATTCTATTCTAtttccccccgcccttttttttttcttttcttttaaaataggcGTACCATTTTCCTGCTATCAGCCAGCGCAACAGTTTTACTACTACAGCTTATCAGGACATTGCATTCCTCTGATGCCTGGCCTAATTAATATTTTGCTGATCTTGCCTTGCCACAGCCGACATCTAAGCCATTCCCTGCAAGAACCCTGTTTTGTAGAGCAATATTGCTAGAAAAAGTTATTACCCACCTGTTAAGCACATCAGAAGGGCAACTTAGGGGTTCAGTAGTTAGGTGAGATAATTTTGAGTATGACTGGGCTTGTGCCATGTCAATATAAACCATGATGCTAGAGACACTTGCACCTGGTTCTCAGTAACTCCCTTCACCTTTCCAGAAACACCCCCAAATTCCTGCATTCTAACAGTCATCCTATTTTAAGACGACTgatgtgtttctgttttcctaCAGCTGATGCTCAATGGAGCAATGCAAACAACTGcttccagttctgcttttaattgaaatttttgAGGTGATGCTTGCTTCAAAATTGGTAACGACATTCCCACCACTCTCAAATAAACATTAATTTCACATTTAACCTTCATCACAACATGATACAAATCAGCACATCCTGAACAACAGGTTTGCCTTCTTCAGAACCTCTTGTTTCTGATACTTTGCCAAGTTACACAAGTGACTGCAGATTGTCCTCTTCCAAAGGTTGATCTTGCCTTACCTTTTACTTTTTCcaacttgtttttttcccaaggcttGAGAGCTTTTTTCTTTCGCCTTCCCCTGCTGAATTCATCATCGTCTTCATCTGTAGAAACATCTTCAGGAAAATCTCGGGGGAAGATTCCTGTTGAGGAGGAAGTATAAGGTATCTGAAAACTAATAGTTCTATTTCTATTAACAGTTGTATACAGTGTAACtcccacagaaagaaaatcaactccTTGTTGCCCACTCAACCTGAAAGAAAATCATACGAGTGATTCCAtttaagtaaaaataatactCTCTCATTTAAGGACAAAGTACAGGGTTGCTCCAATTAAGAAGGGGATTTGGCCATCTCACCAAAAACATGTAATGTGTCTTAATGAGATttaagaaaaccccacaaaattcCCAAAAGAGTattattgaaatatatatttaaaaaaaaaaaaagatttgcaataCACATTGTACAGGATTATTACATTCCCTTTAGCGGAAAGAAGGTACTGTCTTTGTATGCTGCTCAGTCCTCACCTTCTGCTAAGTCCTGGAACCTGCagatggggaagaagggagagaaggaaaaacaaaacagtattacTGGTTTAGTACCAATAATAACACTAGCAGCATTGTACTTATTATGGTTTTGTTGAAATAGGAACAACATACTTTGCACAGGAAGCTACAAAGAACTCATTCCAGAAGAAATACCTCAGAAATTCAAAAACTCAAACCAAATCACTGAAAGTACTGAGAAAAGAGCAATTTAACACTTCTCCTGTATCTGTAACTTGCATCGCATACAATCTAGTGTCACATCGTGCAGTACAAATCCACCCAGGGTAGATAAACTTCAGCTAGCTGCAGTTGTCTAGTACAATACGGAACAGCAGCACAGGCTTCAGGCAACTTATGCATATTATCCAGGGCTGCGAGACCAGGACAAGCgagggcagagagaaagcaaagtaaaAGTTGTTTTGGACAAGGTGCCACATGCAAGATGTATTTCAACAGAACTCACTTTTTGACCAGCTTGTACAGACGCTTTCTGTTAAGGGAAGGCGTATTTTTCTTGCTCGCCAATTCAAAGAGTTTGTCAGCAACAGCCTTATAATCAAACTGTTGGAGGAAAGTATGATACAGCTTTTCTTAGTTAGCTTCTTCATGCAAGATAACCCAATGTGACTCATGTTATCAACGCTTCAAGTAGCATACACATCCTTGAAACAGCCACTTCCTTTaaaccaaaagcatttttttcctctgttgaaaTATACATCCCCTACACATGTATACTGACTTTtacagatcatagaatggtttaagttggaagagaccttgaagatcatctagttccaacccccctgccatgggcagggacatctcccactagaccaggctgctcaaagccccatccagcctggccttgaacacttccagggacggggcatccacagcttctctgggcaacctgttccagtgcctcaccaccctcatagtgaaaaaaatCTTCCCGATATCTAATTAAAATCTACTGTctttgtttaaaaccattacccctcgtcctatcactacatgaccttataaaaagtccctccccatctctcctgtaggcccccttcaggtactggaaggctgctataaggtctccctggagccttctcttctccagactgaacaaccccaactctcccagcctgtcctcataggataggtgctccagccctctcatcatctttgtggccctcctgtggacttactccagcaggtccatgtccttcctgtgctgaggactccagagctggacgcagtactccaggtggggtctcacgagagcagagtagaggggcagaatcacctctctggatctgctggccatggttcttctaatgcagcccaggatgcggttggctctctgggctgtgagtgcacattgctggctcatgttgagtttctcatcaaccaacacccccaagtccttctcctcggggctacTCtaaagccattctccacccaacctg
Encoded here:
- the RRP1B gene encoding ribosomal RNA processing protein 1 homolog B is translated as MAPAAVQPPEIQFAQRLAANEKRIRDRALKKLRGYISVRTQRPAGGFSQEELLKIWKGLFYCMWMQDKPLLQEELADNISQLIHVIQNTEARHLFIQTFWQTMNREWNGIDNLRLDKYYMLMRRILRQSFEVLKRNEWDESLIELFLPLLMKEVMDPDSNAPTGIKLHFIDIYLDELAKVGAKELTADQNLKFIEPFCKIAAKSKDRCMLHAVATGIFELIVDQSPYAIEDLMKELGSNGDEEDASEEDKQENEEVLKTTVDRCLSRKSAQSSEKTEDVYENADDDIGTVLQFDYKAVADKLFELASKKNTPSLNRKRLYKLVKKFQDLAEGIFPRDFPEDVSTDEDDDEFSRGRRKKKALKPWEKNKLEKVKEDEQETSSAKEASVSQKRRKKRKRDRPSADSGTADGNCEEGIAETSGSNVSSQGKVPENNKERKKKKLLVNEANETTNVVTDTRENHSISAQNSPTDAEQSKKSQLKKMNPKVQNVPVKPVCRNGPANASEAEDINSSVTPLTPKVVKKKQTAGAVLVNGDTPLQQTGVKSIKETLSGDAGSESASSRKVKLKTKTKLVGLEGMKVSSQKAATLKKKRKVKEVLNPVEANGVLETACKKSRKGESSTALSPLKKKKAKPGSDFVKFEKPTVPKAVFFRKARSTISSTRASMQLNKLQSSSSKKVTFGLNKNMTAEFKKTDKSILVSPEGPSRVAFNPEQKPRHGVLKSPTGTPAGQPQMKKPFTIAAKKRPTAMDFF